The following proteins are co-located in the Gemmatimonadaceae bacterium genome:
- a CDS encoding succinate dehydrogenase/fumarate reductase iron-sulfur subunit → MHLKLRIWRQENAGSRGALVDYDAPDISPDMSFLEMLDVLNERLTVEGGNPIAFDHDCREGICGSCSLMINGAAHGPMKGTATCQLHMRSFADGDTIVIEPWRAKAFPVIRDLVVNREALDRIIQAGGFVSASTGGAQDANEILIGKTSADAAMDAASCIGCGACVAACPNASASLFTASKISHLGHLPQGQPERHRRVISMVAQMDLETFGSCTLFGECQEACPKEISIDTISRMNRDFIRAGLHG, encoded by the coding sequence ATGCACCTCAAGCTCCGAATCTGGAGACAGGAGAACGCGGGCAGTCGTGGGGCCCTGGTTGACTACGATGCACCGGACATCAGTCCTGACATGTCGTTTCTGGAGATGCTCGACGTGTTGAATGAGAGGCTGACCGTGGAGGGCGGAAACCCGATAGCGTTCGATCACGACTGCCGCGAGGGAATCTGTGGGTCGTGCTCGCTGATGATAAACGGGGCTGCTCACGGACCGATGAAGGGAACCGCCACATGTCAGTTGCACATGAGAAGCTTTGCCGACGGCGATACGATCGTCATTGAACCGTGGCGAGCCAAAGCATTCCCGGTTATTCGCGACCTGGTGGTGAACAGGGAAGCGCTCGACCGGATCATTCAGGCAGGTGGCTTCGTGAGTGCGTCAACCGGCGGCGCACAGGATGCGAACGAAATTCTGATCGGCAAGACTTCTGCTGACGCTGCAATGGATGCCGCGTCCTGCATTGGTTGTGGTGCGTGCGTGGCCGCATGCCCCAACGCCTCGGCTTCACTCTTCACGGCGTCAAAGATCAGCCACCTCGGGCACCTGCCGCAGGGTCAACCCGAGAGACATCGGCGCGTCATCTCGATGGTTGCACAGATGGACCTCGAAACGTTCGGAAGCTGCACATTATTTGGCGAGTGCCAGGAAGCTTGTCCGAAGGAGATCAGTATTGACACCATTTCGCGAATGAACAGGGACTTCATTCGAGCAGGCCTGCACGGCTGA
- the dcd gene encoding dCTP deaminase, translating to MSIQSDRWITEMASLHGMIDPFESSQVRSGVISYGVSSYGYDMRVANEFRIFTNVLNSIVDPKAFDPKSFVEYEGEVCIVPPNSFALARSVEYFRIPRNVLTVTVGKSTYARCGIITNVTPLEPEWEGYVTLEISNTTPLPAKIYANEGIAQVLFFKGDEEPLVSYKDKKGKYQGQTGVTLPKL from the coding sequence ATGTCAATCCAATCAGATCGCTGGATCACCGAGATGGCCTCGTTGCATGGCATGATCGATCCATTCGAGAGCAGTCAGGTGCGCTCCGGCGTAATCTCGTATGGCGTCAGCTCCTACGGATACGACATGAGGGTGGCGAACGAGTTTCGCATCTTCACCAATGTCCTGAACTCGATAGTGGATCCGAAGGCCTTCGATCCGAAGTCCTTTGTCGAGTACGAAGGTGAAGTCTGTATCGTGCCCCCCAATTCTTTCGCGCTCGCAAGATCGGTGGAGTATTTCCGGATCCCCCGGAATGTGCTTACGGTTACGGTCGGTAAATCCACATACGCGCGCTGCGGGATCATCACGAACGTAACCCCGCTCGAGCCGGAGTGGGAAGGTTACGTAACACTGGAGATATCCAACACAACTCCGCTGCCCGCGAAGATTTACGCCAACGAGGGTATCGCGCAGGTTTTGTTTTTCAAGGGCGATGAGGAACCCCTCGTTTCCTACAAGGACAAGAAGGGAAAGTATCAGGGGCAGACCGGGGTAACTCTCCCGAAACTTTAG